The DNA sequence CGGAATACCCGGATGAAACCATCATGTCCGGATCCCATATCGATACCGTCATCAATGGCGGTAATTTGGATGGCCAATTTGGTGTGATAGCGGCTTATGTAGCCATGGCATACTTAAAAGAGACGTATGGACAGCCACTGCGATCGCTGGAAGTCATCTCGATGGCTGAGGAAGAGGGCAGCCGTTTCCCGACTGTGTTCTGGGGAAGTAAAAACTTTGTGAATGAAGCCAAAATAGAGGACGTCGAGACGATCACTGACTTTGAAGGCATCAAATTTGTGGATGCGATGCACAAAGCCGGATTCGACTTCAAGAAGGGTGAACAGAAAAGAAGAGATGACATCAAAGCCTTCGTGGAGCTGCATATCGAGCAAGGGAATGTTCTTGAAACCGAAGGGCTCCAAATCGGTGTTGTCAACAGCATCGCTGGCCAGCGCCGGTATACTGTTGTTCTGAAAGGGCAAGCGAACCATGCCGGGACGACGCCGATGGGTTACCGCCGTGATGCAGTCTACGCCTTCAGCCGGATCTGCACCGAGGCGATCGAAAAAGCAAAATCCGTTGGCGATCCATTGGTATTGACCTTCGGAAAAGTCGAACCGAAACCGAATAC is a window from the uncultured Trichococcus sp. genome containing:
- the allC gene encoding allantoate deiminase, producing MDWFKTIQENIDLLSGIGSDPTGGMTRLLYSDSWLEAQNAVKNKLEEIGMETHFDEIGNLFGRMEGSEYPDETIMSGSHIDTVINGGNLDGQFGVIAAYVAMAYLKETYGQPLRSLEVISMAEEEGSRFPTVFWGSKNFVNEAKIEDVETITDFEGIKFVDAMHKAGFDFKKGEQKRRDDIKAFVELHIEQGNVLETEGLQIGVVNSIAGQRRYTVVLKGQANHAGTTPMGYRRDAVYAFSRICTEAIEKAKSVGDPLVLTFGKVEPKPNTVNVVPGEVLFTIDCRHTDSDVLIDFTQKLEKRINEIAKEMDIEATIDLWMDEAPVPMDADIVSILEEAAKKANMKYRVMHSGAGHDSQIIAPHYPTAMIFVPSIDGISHNPAEATKLEDLVEGVKMMASALYELAYQ